The region TGCTGGGCCGCAACCTGTTCGTCTACGGCCTCGGCGGCCTCATCGCGCCGTTCATCGGCATCAAGCTCATCGACCTCGTCGTGAGCCTCCTCCCCGGCTTCTAGAAGGAAGAACCAGAATGTCTACGCAACGCGGAACAATCCGCCAATACTGGGTCGCCATCCGCATCCTCGCGGTGTTCACCCTCCTGCTCGGGGTCGTCTACCCCCTCGCCATCACCGGCGTCGGGCAAATCGCCTTCGGCGCCCGGGCCAACGGGTCGGTCCTGACCGTCGACGGCGAGACCGTCGGTTCGAGCCTGATCGGGCAGAGCTTCGCGGATGCTGACGGCGCCGCGCTGCCCGAGTGGTTCCAGTCCCGTCCCTCGGCGGCCGGCTACGACGGCCAGGGCTCGACGGGCAGCAACCAGGGCCCGGAGAGCACCGACCTGCTCGAGGCCATCGCGCAGCGACGGGAGTCGATCGCGTCCCTCGAGGGCGTCGACCCGGCCTCGGTCCCGGCCGACGCGCTCACCGCGTCCGCATCCGGTCTCGACCCGGCGATCAGTCCCGTCTACGCGCGGCTCCAGGTCGCCCGGGTCGCGGCGGAGCGCGGTCTCGACGAGTCGGAGGTGGCGGCGCT is a window of Conyzicola nivalis DNA encoding:
- the kdpC gene encoding potassium-transporting ATPase subunit KdpC, whose protein sequence is MSTQRGTIRQYWVAIRILAVFTLLLGVVYPLAITGVGQIAFGARANGSVLTVDGETVGSSLIGQSFADADGAALPEWFQSRPSAAGYDGQGSTGSNQGPESTDLLEAIAQRRESIASLEGVDPASVPADALTASASGLDPAISPVYARLQVARVAAERGLDESEVAALVESKIQGGDLGYLSEPTVNVLELNVALADLDSND